Below is a genomic region from Gymnogyps californianus isolate 813 unplaced genomic scaffold, ASM1813914v2 HiC_scaffold_82, whole genome shotgun sequence.
ATCCTGTCAGGGATCAGCGTGGATTCTGTCAGGGATGTGGATAGGTCCTGTCGGGGATCATGGCGGATCCTGTCAGGGATCTGGATGGATCCTGTCAGGGACCGACCGGACTGGGTCGGTCCCCGTGAGGCGCCGTTTCCCGCCTCAGCGCTGTGAGGAAACTCCCCGGGAAGGCGGGAAAATTCCcgcctttttcctcccctcccacccggccggggggaggggggcagttGGGGATGCGCCGGCCACGCCCCCCCGCCCATCCTTCTCCCATTGGCCTGTTGACCCTCAACATCTGCATAGCCCCACCTCTTTTCCTTAGTGCTGCCACGCCTCTTTCCTTATAAGGTGCGCCCCCGCCCACTATTCCTCCCCACTGCCGTCAAGCGCGGCGGTGTCGCGCCTGCGCGGGCTTTTCGCCGCCGAGATGgcggaggagctggagctggagccgGTGTCGGCCGAGGCGGTGCTGCGGGAGCTGGGGCTCTTCGAACTGCGCTGCCAGGGGGAGGACGTGCCCGCCAGGCGTGAggggaccgggggggggggagcacggcctggggggggctgggggtgttggggggagcggggagggggggtattggggggctgggggtgtcaggggaggtggggggggcggCTAGGGCTGTGAGGGGGGTGGTTTGAGGGGGTTTGGGGTGGTCTGGGGGTGTTGGGTGTTCTGGGGGTGTCAGGGGGGTGGTTTGAGGGGGTTTGGGATGGTCTGGGTGTGTCAGGGGGCTGGCTGAGGGGGTTTAGGGTGGTCTGGGCGTGTCAGGGGGGTGGTTTGAGGGGGTTTGGGGAGGTCTGGGGGTGTCAGAgggggtttggggtggtttggggGGTATCGGGTGTATTGGGGGTATTAGCAGAGGcatttggggggttttgggtgGTTTGGGGGTGTTGGGGGGTGTTTGAAGGAGTATTGGGTGGCTTGGCAGTGTTTGGAGGGTGTCGGGGGGTCTGGGGGTGTGAGGGGAGGTGTTTGAGGGGGTATTGGGTGGCTTGGGGGTGTTTGGGGGGTGTCGGGGGGTCTGGGGGTGCGAGGGGAGGTATTTGGGGGGATATCAGGTGGTTTGGGGATGTCAGGAGGGTTGTTTGAGGGGGTATTGGGTGGTCTGGGGGTGTCAGGGTGTGGTTTGAGGGGGTTTGGGGTGGTCTGGGGGTGTCAAGGGAGGGGTTTGGGGGGTATCAGGTGTATTGGGGGTATTAGCAGAGGCgtttggggtggtttggggGTGTTAGGGGGGGTGTTTGAGGGGGTATTGGGTAGCTTGGGGGGGGTCTGGGGGTGCGAGGGGAGGTATTTGGGGGATAGCAGGTGGTTTGGGGATGTGAGGAGGGTTGTTTGAGGGGGTATTGGGTGATCTGGGGGTGTCAGGTGTTCTGGGGGTGTGAGGGGAGATGTTTGGGGGGGCGTTCAAGTGATTTAGGGGTGTCAGGAGAGGTGAGGGGGCCCACCGGCAGGTTTTGGGGTacctttggggggggggatcccCAACCCCATTAACCCTTCCCTGCCCGCAGTGGTGGAGCTGTGCCTGACCCACGGGCTGGGCCCGGTGGCGTTGGCCAACGAGCTGCTGGCCTTCGTCACCAGCAAGGACCTCGGCACCCAGCTCTCTGCCGACGGCCTCGACGCCTTCGAGCAcgaggtgtgtgtgtgtgtgtggggagggggtCCCCCCGAtatcccccaccccaaaacccccaggACAAAGAGGGGGGAACACACTCAcccctctcctcttcttcctccaggtCCTCGCCAAGCGGGACAGCAGGGTTCCCCGGAAGAGGGACAACCGCTACGGTGGGCTCCATGATGTCCACTCCCTCCAGGAGCTGTATCCTGCGGGTTTTGGGgtgattcttaaaaaaaaaaaaaacccaacaaacccaaaaatgGGGTGTCACGGTGTCTCCTGTGGGGTGCGTCGCGCTAACCCCGCCTCGGTGGAGCGCGTTCGGCCCCTCCTCTGGAAACGGAGCCTCGTTAGCGCTCGTTAACGGGAGGAGTTTATGGCTTAAGGGAGTGTTAGTGGGCATCCCCCCAAAAATAGGGATCTTGGGTGCTCCTTAACGAGCCGGCAGGCTTgacaaggaagaggaggatgagcTGCTGGACGCCTACACCACGCCGTCCAAGGTGCGCGCCAACACCTTAACCCCAAAACCTACCCCCAAATTCACCGTTTTCTGCCTCAAAACCCCTCACCCCAAAACCATTCCttaggtttttgttgtttttttttcctcacagggTTCCCAAAAACGCAGCAATTCCACCCCGGAAAACCCCCGGCCCAAGCGGACCCTCTCCTCCCGCAGCCCTTACGCGCTCTTCTCTCCCAACAGCTTCTCCCCGAGGTAAACCGGCGCGCCGGGATCGGCGCCGGCGCCGACGGCGGTGCTGTCGGCGGTACCGCCACCGGTTCTCACCATCATCTCCCTTTTTTATTGTCCCCGCAGCGTCACCCCTTCTCAAAAATACGCGGCGCGCAGCAGCCGGGGCGAGGTGGTGGCCTCGTTCGGCTCCGTCCAGGGTCCCTCCTGGAGCGGTCGGGGTGGCCGCGGTTGCACCCCGAAACTTTTCGGTCCCCCGGAAGAAAATCTGACGAAAAACTACAAATTTATGTTCCAGAAAGCGCTTGACGTGCGGGAAGGTGACGCCACGACCCTGGGGTGGGGTGAaaggagggtgggggggggggcgggtcGGGGAGGTGAGCCCCACCTCAATTTGGTGGTAAACCCTGTTTTTGGGGAGTGTTTTGGGGTGCGGACGACGCCTGTGTTCTCTCCGTAGCGCTGTCGTGGAGGATCGAGGAGCTTGGTGACGCCTTGAAGAGCCACCATCACCTGGAGGACTTCGCCTCGGTGTTCCTCCCGGCGCAGGTGAACCCCCCCCGCCTCACCCTGCCGGGTGTCACCGCAACACCCCGCACCCGCTTTGGATGGGGtcgggggggggaaaaaaaccccaacctctTGGCATTTTGGGGCAAAACCGGCTGTTTTGGTGGGATTGCCATTTTCCGCCCCCCCCCTGCAGGAACCGGTGACGGTGTTGGGTCAGATCGGTTGCGACAGCAACGGGAAGCTCAACGCCAAATCGGTGGTGCTGGAGGGTGACCGGGAACACTCCTCGGGCCGGCAAGTTCCCCTCGACCTCTCGGAGCTGAAGGAATATTCCCTCTTTCCCGGCCAGGTGCGGCCGTGGCGATTTTTTTGGGGTGCAGTGGTGTGGGGGGGAGCACCCCAAATCTTCCTCACCCAAATCCTCCTCACCCCAAATCTTCCTCACCCAAATTTCGAGCCCGACGCCGTTTTTTTTTGTCACCCGCCTTTAGATCGTGGCGTTGGAGGGAACCAACAGCACCGGGAGGAGGCTGGTGGTCTCGAAGCTCTATGAGGTGACGGCGTGGCGCTGCCGGCGTCCCGCGTAGGCCTTTTGgggtgaaaaaaggaagatttttgaGGCAGTTTATGGTTTATCCGCAGGGGGTACCCCTTCCCTTCCACGCGCCGCCGGAACCGGCCGCAGGTGAGCCCCGACGCTTCCCCTGCCGGCGGCCGCTCCGGTTTAAAGCCGGGATGTGTTAAACCTCCCCGCCGGACCAGGAAAagtgcccccccgcccccctcttTGTGCCCCCCCTTTGtgccccccaaaccccccctCTTTGTGCCCCCCAAACCCCTCTTTTTGTTCCTAAACACCCTTTTTTTTGTCCCCAAACCCCCTCTTTTTGTCCCTAAACCCCCTTTTTTGTCCCCAAACCCCGCCTCGGTCTCCCCGCAGAGCAGAGGATGGTGCTGGTGGCCT
It encodes:
- the POLA2 gene encoding DNA polymerase alpha subunit B is translated as MAEELELEPVSAEAVLRELGLFELRCQGEDVPARLVELCLTHGLGPVALANELLAFVTSKDLGTQLSADGLDAFEHEVLAKRDSRVPRKRDNRYGGLHDVHSLQELLDKEEEDELLDAYTTPSKGSQKRSNSTPENPRPKRTLSSRSPYALFSPNSFSPSVTPSQKYAARSSRGEVVASFGSVQGPSWSGRGGRGCTPKLFGPPEENLTKNYKFMFQKALDVREALSWRIEELGDALKSHHHLEDFASVFLPAQEPVTVLGQIGCDSNGKLNAKSVVLEGDREHSSGRQVPLDLSELKEYSLFPGQIVALEGTNSTGRRLVVSKLYEGVPLPFHAPPEPAAEQRMVLVACGPYTTSDSIAYDPLADLVEVIARDRPDVCVLFGPFLDAKHEQVENCQLLGSFADVFKLCLKTIIEGTRSAGSQLVFVPSLRDVHHDYVYPQPPFLCPELPKDDKPRVHFVSDPCTLDVDGVVFGLTSTDLLFHMGAEEISSSSGISDRFTRILKHILTQRSYYPLYPPSEELNVDYESFCSYAALPVTPDVLVTPSELRYFVKDVLGCVCINPGRLTKGQVGGTYGRLYVQREDAEGERKSPCVAAQVVKI